The Brachypodium distachyon strain Bd21 chromosome 4, Brachypodium_distachyon_v3.0, whole genome shotgun sequence nucleotide sequence CGCACGAGCTGCAACGGCACTCCCGGTTCCTGGCATGCCGCGGCTTATCGGAGAGCTGGTTGATGTTCGTGAGGCCCGGGAGCTGCGCCCAATCCAGGTTATTCCTGAAGAACCCTCTCTCCGGGGCTACCATACCGCTGCCAGGCAATTTCCGCTCCGCTGATGATCATCGCTTGTTTAATTCCGATTTCGCAACGATCCGGAAGTTCATCGTGTGCTCGGATGATGACCTTATCGTCCTCATGGCCAGAGGATGCCCttatcctcctcctctcggtCCACTGATTGCTTGCTGCCGTCCGGGTAGCATGTCCTCGTGGTCAACAGCTACATACGTTGCCCAAGAAAGTGATTATGACTTCCATTACCAGGACATCGCCTTCCACCATGGAAATGTCTACGGTGTCAACGGAACAGGAGATCTGTACGCTCACAACATTAGCGAGGATTCTGGCACCGGAGAGATGGTGGTTTCTCATGCCAAGCAAGTGATTAAGTGCAGTGACGCCTGGTTCGGTATGAAATTAAGGCAGTTTTTCCTTGCAGTGTCTCGTGGGGACTTGTTGTTGGTCAAATGGATCGACGATGAGATGTTTACCTCCTCGTTCGAGGTATTCAAAGTGGATTTGGAGATGTCTCGGTGGTCAGAGGTATCAAGCCTTGGCGATCAAGTATTGTTTGTCAGCGGGATGTGCTCCAAGGCCGTCTCTACATCTAGCGACGGTGATTATCTGCGTGGGAATTGTATATATTTCATGGATTATGATCGCCGCGGGGCTAAAGGATGTGCCATGTATGACTTGAGGGATAACACATATCACAAGATTCACACTCCACAATGCAGGAGTCATGAACCAGCGTGGTTCTTTCCACACAAGTGAAAGAGCCAAGGAGGATTTTTACATGAATTAGAAGTTTAATTTGAAGGACCGTGATGAAACTTTTAGTTTTATCGAATATCTTgattgtttatttttgttttaattgTACGTTCAATTATACTACTTACTTTCTTGAATCAATAAATTAAGACAGATCGCTGTTCTGAAAAAACATGTGCTGAAATCTCTTGTACGCACACAAAgctatatgcatgcatgtgaatTGTTCTGATGAGCTTGAATGTTAAAAAGTTCAGTTTGTAGACATCGATAAGAACTTGTCCCTTATTGTGTAACTGTTATATGCATTTGATATGTGAGCACACGAGAGCTCATGGGAATCTTCCCATGGTGGATGGCGAAATCGCAGTAATACAAGCGACCATCAAAAGGGACCGAGGTCAACCACGATGATGCACCCGAGGAATGCTGATCTGGGTGGATGTGATCATCGCGACGATAAGTTCACTCGAGCATACAATAAACTTCCATATGTAAGTCTTGGTGATAGGATTGTCATCGACGTAGCTTGGCAGCTTTGTAGTGGCTCCGGTGAAAGGGTTCTCCAACAAGCTTCGTCCGCCACGCCCCAACTCGCCCTGACGTGCAACAACAATTATACAGTACTGTGTTTAGATGTAGATACTTGACATTGGCATTGGACATCGACATTGTGTGAAGCCTAAATACCAGGAACGAAGGTTTAGTTCCCCGCTGTGTAATTTTGTTGCCTGGCCGGCCGGGAGAGGAAAAAAACTCGATCCAGGTGGCAGAACAGGAAGAACCAACTGAATAGATGATTGAATTTATCTCTTCTGCcgcccttttttttgttgaattcTTTTGTCGGGAATTAATTAGTGATGCCATCTTTTTTAGAAGATTTAAGTTGAATCGATGATCCTGGATCATCAGTTGGTCATTCATACAGGCCAATCATGCAAGAAGATATTGATTATAACTAAGGAAATGAAactattttcttcttcttcagtcaCTTGCCAGTGCTATCAGACCTCTGAAGAGAAGATGATCCCAGACAGCTAATTGGACTGGTTAATTCAGACTTGAGTCATTCTGGCGCAATTTAATTTACAAAACAATTAGTTCACAGGAAATTAAGTGGACGTGATGGCTCTCTTGTTTACTAAAATTAttagtaacaaaaaaaaaagaatgaacaAATTGGTTACATATGAGCAACAGTGCCTCTCTTTCTGTACTACACATCTTTCTTTCGTGCCAGCCAGCCTGACCACACTTTACACTAGGCCTACTTACACAGTTTGATTTGAAAACACATTTGCAAAATTTTACTAAACCAATATATGAACACAATCGCCAGATCGACCGATcaagtaaacaaaaaaaaaactccatcGCCGCCTCGACGTCATCGAATCTCGATCATGCTCTCTAtcaacagaaagaaagaaagaatcagTATTTACTGCACAAAAGTTTGGGTCGACGGCAGAAATGGAGTTTGGGTCGTAGAGCTGCGACTTGTATGCGTGCTCCAGCTTCTTGCTGATATCGTGGTCCTGCAGGATGTCGATGATGCCGAAGAACATGATCACCTCCTTTAATTCCCCCCGTCAGTTCCCCGATCAGCGTCCCCGGCGCGCACTCGCTGCCGCCCTCCGCAGGGCTACTCCTCACCATCTCCACCCGCGACGGCATGCCGATCCCCAGCTTTGGCGATTTCCTGCACACCCCCAAATAAATTAGTTCTTCAGTATGACAGCATGCACTTGGTGATCAGCATTTTTGATTTACTTGTTTCTGAAGATAATGTAGGGAGAAGGGTGATACTAATTAACTTCGTTGTGCAACATCACTTCTTTCTCGAGCAGCATCTTGACGCCGCCGATGCTCGCGCGCGTTCGCCTTGCAacgccggacggcggccagcaaTAGCATCGTcctggcgctggcggcggcgaggggttTGTTTTCTGTCCGCTCTCTGGGTCGGGGCTTATTGCGCTTCACTGTTGGGCCTTATTTATCGGGCCTTACCGCTGTTGGGCCCCATTTTGTATCAACCGACACGGGCTTGATAACGATGGGCCGACATAACTGGGCTTCCTGAACCCTTGCAAGCTCCGGCTCAACCCGATTTCGCGGCATCACCGTTCTTTATTTTCCACCGGTCCAGGTCTACTCGCGCGCAGCTGCGACtcggatggcggcggcggcggcggcggcggagtgggCCACCAAGGAGCCCTGCATCATGGGCATCGACGAGGCTGGCCGCGGCCCTGTTCTTGGTGACCACCCCTTTCTCTATTCCCCTGTTGATTTTAGCTTTCAGTTATGAACTGTGCCTTACATCGCCGAGGTGAAGTGaaatccttcttcttctctcctcGATGCGCTCCTCTTCTTCGCTTCTAGCTTCATTTTATCTACGACTCTGCAGCAAATTAGAGACCTGATGCCTCGTTCCTATGGAAAGTTGGAATCTTGCTTGAAATTTTAGTTGGTTTGGACGAATCCCCATCCGAAATGTCATGAGCAGAGACTCGGATTTGCACGCACTGAGCACAAATATCAGATGGAATCTTGCTGGGAATAATTTATTTGTGTTGCTGCGGCCGCAGGTCCAATGGTGTATGGCTGCATGTTCTGCGCGCGTTCTTACCATGACACTCTTGCCACCCTCAGTTTTGCAGGTCTGTACTCATGCCTTCTTCCTGTCCTTTATAAattcagtactccctccgatccatattaattgtctcaaatttgc carries:
- the LOC104585184 gene encoding uncharacterized protein LOC104585184 isoform X1, with product MSGSPRIPAAPAPAAPPPPPAMATDQAAPSSLLWSDGLPPEFAGLVIRRLPSLADRTRFGAVCRRWGLAAQQQAPTLPAPLPWISNFFTQVFQSFPDGEPHELQRHSRFLACRGLSESWLMFVRPGSCAQSRLFLKNPLSGATIPLPGNFRSADDHRLFNSDFATIRKFIVCSDDDLIVLMARGCPYPPPLGPLIACCRPGSMSSWSTATYVAQESDYDFHYQDIAFHHGNVYGVNGTGDLYAHNISEDSGTGEMVVSHAKQVIKCSDAWFGMKLRQFFLAVSRGDLLLVKWIDDEMFTSSFEVFKVDLEMSRWSEVSSLGDQVLFVSGMCSKAVSTSSDGDYLRGNCIYFMDYDRRGAKGCAMYDLRDNTYHKIHTPQCRSHEPAWFFPHK